From one Pontibacillus sp. HMF3514 genomic stretch:
- a CDS encoding DUF3794 domain-containing protein, whose product MALTFTDVFKQLPINSKLIIPPQKPDIECILDSNVEVEITKKEVIDTPLNYPEDPTEPLRKVILTGKVKIIIKYSALVPSQKVHAAHFEVPFCTLIEWPDGPPQGTPITVEPVIEKKVFKREDERKIYKALLIRFDVYR is encoded by the coding sequence ATGGCATTAACGTTTACAGATGTCTTTAAACAGCTCCCCATCAACTCTAAACTAATTATCCCGCCACAGAAACCAGATATAGAATGTATTTTAGATAGTAATGTGGAAGTGGAGATCACTAAGAAAGAAGTGATCGATACTCCATTAAACTACCCAGAAGATCCAACTGAACCCTTAAGAAAAGTGATCCTTACAGGTAAAGTTAAAATTATTATAAAATATTCGGCTCTAGTGCCAAGTCAGAAAGTTCATGCTGCTCACTTTGAAGTCCCTTTTTGTACATTAATCGAGTGGCCTGACGGACCACCACAAGGTACCCCTATAACAGTCGAACCAGTCATCGAGAAGAAAGTATTTAAGCGTGAAGATGAGCGTAAAATATATAAAGCTTTATTGATTCGTTTCGATGTCTACCGTTAA
- a CDS encoding DUF3794 domain-containing protein, which produces MAKVVKDLIEFEWPSKPIPEFSSPISAFKEFNIQDTLEIPEAKPDIEQLVSVKSKLVLHSTKVIKTPKAQSLERQTLTGWKLIIEAELKHVIRYVADEPSQKVHGVHFNIPFSTFIVLPPDFDENSCLSIESYIEDIYACQISKRGIFTNTTLLMVWPG; this is translated from the coding sequence TTGGCGAAGGTTGTAAAAGACTTAATTGAATTTGAGTGGCCATCCAAACCTATACCCGAATTTTCTTCTCCAATAAGCGCTTTCAAAGAATTCAATATCCAGGACACACTTGAAATTCCCGAAGCTAAGCCTGACATTGAGCAATTAGTAAGCGTAAAGTCTAAGCTTGTCCTTCATAGTACAAAAGTAATTAAGACACCCAAAGCTCAGTCATTGGAAAGGCAAACTTTAACAGGATGGAAACTAATTATTGAAGCTGAACTTAAGCATGTTATCCGGTATGTAGCAGATGAACCTTCTCAAAAAGTCCATGGTGTTCATTTTAATATACCTTTTAGTACTTTTATTGTTCTCCCACCAGACTTTGATGAAAACTCGTGTTTAAGTATAGAGAGCTATATTGAAGACATTTATGCCTGTCAAATTAGTAAACGCGGTATTTTTACAAACACAACATTATTAATGGTATGGCCTGGTTGA
- a CDS encoding SPOCS domain-containing protein, which yields MAIENFQAGTLIIPMDTTYQNSGMYKAYGLAHNLLWNGIPVKWAIAQGKAFNGVDFTASAQDIATNAIINNHGYSGGPFIIDSANAAAALPFITAWQALYPTVAVHNATSPFNADIVATMNRPSRIAVEEDNYGIVENYLNLASITNTFNNPWDGSANNEPDAHDATEIGQGALFGFVTPSQDPCRKRAYDLFISPHTGNSTWTNQTNSDELKNFLQVGGNLHAMCESIESIEDFPLLNPNYLLTQTGIPNDQNDGDTNTFTVNFPNFPITQAVSTGLSQGLPGGSISTWRNSLASYYPQTKVLANFIEQPLGNNIQYDFTIGGPYKGGTGAGYVVYEGGHDYSPKVPYLGTEDENLYYRFVLNSVFYSVAKPFLDLEITPTTIFQNVNNTITFDIVNTGGSPATNTTFSVTLDAGVSYNNDASIPPTSIVGQTLTWNLGTVDPGTAVTFTADYQPAVITTADSLATFSTSYGDNFSQTFSLDYCVAAEVQQFEQATLDPVKSVDKDFATVGDTLTYTTTITNTDATITATNVVFTDIPPPGTTFVPGSLTINAVPQPAADPSVGVALPDIPPLGVVTVAFDVTVDDTLPEPNPIVNDSRVDWSFTNNAGTFDSFAISNQVQTQINLGDLSLEKSADKVFATIGDTITYTTVLTNTGNVAVDNVVFQDSQPAGTSFIPGTFKLDGIVQPAASPIAGVNIGSIGPGAFVTVSFEVSVNSIPEPPELVNTSNATFTYKVDPQGADIPDASVSNAVITQLREATIEITKTADKNFVEVGDTLTYTVVVTNTGDVDLTNVVITDTPPADTTFIPGSVTVNANPQPGANPIAGVNVGTIAPGGIVTMTYSVTVDSLPMSGEISNTASVDFEFQIDPDGPIDSGSQESEPVITQVEIGEIEVVKSVDKAFVEVGDSVNYTIVVTNTGTVTAENVVITDTPPPDTSFVPNSVEVDGVPQPGVDPTIGINLGDIAPGNFKTVSFVVTVDSLPASRIITNSALAAFDVRIDPDGPPDSRQTPSNPVESQVELADISVVKSSNSDFVEVGDTLTYTTTITNTGTVTVDNVIFNDSPPVGTTFIPGSFRLNGVLQPGADPNAGVNIGSIAPGGVKTVSFRVTVDVLPPGGQITNISSIDYEFKIDPNGPTDTRTEPSNPVTTNVEQVQILILKDVDKSVATLGETLNYTINVANAGTVTATNIVVIDAIPDGTSFVENSVKVNGVVQPGLNPEFGIPIGDLPPGGFATVEFSVVVEELLEPPEVVNTAAVTYTVQVDPDEPAEERTEESEPVVTAVEVVELTAIKTADKSAVQVGDTLTYTVEITNTGTLPVENVLFKDQIPDGTTLVPNSVTIDGVPQPGANLSIGVVIGTIQPGITVVITFEVTIEESPCPPELINQAVITFDYLLESSGPLLSGSTTSNEVLTDVGLTIFKQISVDENLTIPPQKPDAEDLLDVSVDVEITSTIIIKTPIGTSFEGQRLTGWKLIVEGKLKQIITYIADVPQQTVHSAHFDVPFSTFLVLPENYQPCQEVHVAGFVEDVYSLLLDPRTIFKNVTLRIEGIEDCK from the coding sequence ATGGCGATTGAAAATTTTCAAGCCGGCACATTAATCATACCGATGGATACCACATATCAAAATAGCGGAATGTATAAAGCATATGGCTTGGCTCATAATTTGCTATGGAACGGCATTCCGGTTAAATGGGCAATTGCACAGGGAAAAGCTTTTAACGGGGTTGACTTTACAGCATCAGCACAGGATATTGCTACCAATGCAATAATCAATAATCATGGATATAGTGGCGGCCCTTTTATTATAGATTCTGCAAACGCAGCAGCAGCCTTACCCTTTATCACCGCATGGCAAGCACTTTACCCAACGGTTGCCGTTCATAATGCAACATCCCCGTTTAATGCAGATATCGTAGCTACGATGAATCGCCCTTCGAGGATTGCCGTAGAAGAAGATAACTACGGTATTGTTGAAAATTATTTAAACTTGGCATCAATCACAAATACATTCAATAATCCATGGGATGGAAGTGCCAACAATGAACCTGATGCCCATGACGCTACAGAAATCGGTCAAGGGGCATTATTTGGATTTGTAACACCAAGCCAAGACCCGTGTAGAAAAAGAGCCTATGATCTTTTCATTTCTCCCCACACAGGAAATTCGACATGGACAAATCAAACCAATTCAGATGAATTGAAAAATTTCTTACAAGTAGGCGGCAACCTTCATGCGATGTGCGAATCAATTGAATCAATCGAAGACTTCCCCCTGTTAAATCCTAACTACCTATTGACACAAACGGGGATTCCAAATGATCAGAATGATGGGGATACCAACACCTTCACGGTCAATTTTCCAAACTTTCCTATAACCCAAGCTGTGAGTACAGGACTTTCTCAAGGGTTACCTGGAGGGAGCATCTCAACTTGGAGAAATTCATTAGCAAGCTATTACCCTCAAACAAAGGTGTTGGCAAACTTTATTGAACAACCACTCGGTAATAATATTCAGTATGATTTCACAATTGGTGGTCCTTACAAAGGTGGAACCGGTGCAGGTTATGTTGTGTATGAGGGTGGTCATGATTATTCACCAAAAGTACCTTACCTTGGTACTGAAGATGAAAACCTTTACTATCGTTTTGTATTGAATTCAGTATTTTATTCTGTAGCTAAACCTTTTCTTGACTTAGAAATCACACCCACGACAATATTCCAAAATGTAAACAATACCATTACATTTGACATTGTTAACACTGGGGGGAGTCCTGCCACCAACACCACGTTCTCTGTCACATTAGATGCCGGTGTCAGCTATAATAATGATGCCAGTATTCCACCAACGAGTATAGTAGGTCAGACATTAACTTGGAACTTAGGAACGGTGGACCCTGGTACAGCTGTAACCTTTACAGCGGATTATCAACCAGCAGTAATAACTACCGCTGATAGCTTAGCCACTTTTTCTACCTCATATGGAGATAATTTCTCCCAGACCTTTTCGCTAGACTATTGTGTAGCTGCCGAGGTTCAGCAATTCGAACAAGCTACACTTGATCCTGTGAAGAGCGTAGATAAAGACTTTGCCACAGTCGGAGATACGTTAACTTATACGACGACCATCACAAATACGGATGCAACGATCACAGCAACAAATGTCGTATTTACGGATATTCCACCGCCTGGAACAACTTTTGTCCCTGGATCGTTGACGATCAACGCTGTCCCACAACCCGCTGCAGATCCTAGTGTGGGTGTGGCTTTACCTGATATTCCTCCTTTGGGGGTCGTGACCGTCGCCTTTGATGTCACAGTGGACGATACTTTACCTGAACCCAATCCAATTGTAAATGATTCAAGGGTAGACTGGTCGTTCACCAATAACGCAGGAACATTTGACTCGTTCGCCATAAGCAATCAGGTACAGACACAAATTAACTTAGGTGATCTTTCCTTAGAAAAGAGCGCAGACAAAGTATTTGCCACAATAGGAGATACAATAACGTACACAACGGTCCTGACAAACACAGGAAATGTCGCTGTAGATAATGTGGTCTTTCAGGATTCACAACCAGCTGGAACAAGCTTCATCCCAGGAACGTTTAAGTTAGATGGTATCGTACAGCCAGCAGCAAGCCCAATAGCAGGGGTCAACATCGGAAGTATTGGACCGGGAGCTTTTGTCACCGTTTCCTTTGAGGTATCTGTTAATTCGATACCGGAACCCCCCGAACTAGTAAACACATCAAATGCGACCTTTACGTATAAAGTCGATCCACAAGGGGCAGATATTCCAGATGCTTCTGTCAGTAACGCTGTTATTACTCAACTAAGAGAAGCTACAATTGAAATTACAAAAACCGCTGATAAAAATTTTGTAGAGGTTGGAGATACGTTAACTTACACAGTAGTGGTAACAAATACGGGTGATGTTGATTTAACGAATGTTGTCATTACAGATACACCACCTGCCGACACTACGTTTATTCCCGGCAGTGTGACAGTGAATGCCAACCCACAACCCGGGGCAAATCCAATTGCCGGTGTAAACGTGGGTACCATTGCACCGGGTGGCATTGTCACCATGACCTATAGTGTGACAGTTGATAGCTTACCCATGTCAGGTGAAATAAGTAATACCGCTTCAGTGGATTTTGAGTTTCAAATTGATCCAGACGGTCCAATCGATTCAGGCAGCCAGGAAAGCGAACCGGTCATTACCCAGGTAGAAATCGGAGAAATAGAAGTAGTCAAAAGTGTAGACAAAGCGTTTGTCGAAGTCGGAGATTCAGTCAATTACACAATCGTAGTTACCAATACAGGAACAGTGACAGCAGAAAATGTAGTTATCACCGACACACCACCACCCGACACCTCATTTGTTCCCAATAGTGTCGAAGTAGATGGAGTGCCACAACCTGGAGTTGACCCAACAATTGGTATAAATCTAGGTGACATCGCACCTGGAAACTTCAAGACAGTTAGCTTTGTCGTAACAGTAGATAGTCTTCCAGCTAGCAGGATCATTACGAACAGTGCTTTAGCAGCATTCGATGTGAGGATTGATCCCGACGGGCCGCCAGACTCCAGACAAACACCAAGTAACCCTGTTGAATCACAAGTAGAGCTTGCTGACATTTCTGTAGTAAAATCTTCTAACAGCGATTTTGTTGAAGTTGGGGATACTTTAACCTATACAACAACGATTACCAACACGGGAACAGTAACTGTTGATAATGTGATCTTTAATGATTCCCCGCCAGTCGGAACAACCTTCATCCCAGGATCATTTAGATTAAATGGGGTCCTGCAACCAGGCGCAGACCCTAATGCAGGCGTTAACATTGGAAGCATTGCACCAGGCGGGGTTAAAACAGTCAGCTTTAGAGTGACTGTCGATGTTCTTCCGCCAGGTGGTCAAATTACGAATATTTCCTCCATTGACTATGAATTTAAAATTGATCCGAATGGACCAACCGATACAAGAACTGAACCAAGTAATCCTGTCACAACCAATGTAGAGCAGGTACAGATACTCATTCTTAAAGATGTTGATAAATCTGTAGCCACCTTAGGAGAAACACTCAATTACACCATCAACGTAGCCAATGCCGGAACTGTAACTGCTACGAATATTGTGGTAATTGATGCGATACCGGATGGCACTTCCTTTGTGGAAAATAGTGTGAAGGTTAATGGAGTTGTGCAGCCTGGTCTCAACCCTGAGTTTGGCATCCCAATCGGAGATCTCCCACCAGGAGGTTTTGCAACTGTAGAGTTTAGCGTTGTCGTTGAAGAACTTTTAGAACCACCTGAAGTTGTCAACACAGCAGCTGTGACCTATACCGTTCAAGTCGATCCAGATGAGCCAGCTGAAGAAAGAACCGAAGAAAGCGAACCTGTTGTTACTGCAGTGGAAGTCGTCGAACTAACAGCCATCAAAACAGCAGACAAATCGGCCGTACAGGTTGGAGACACGCTCACCTATACAGTAGAGATAACCAATACAGGGACCCTCCCTGTCGAGAATGTCTTGTTTAAAGATCAGATACCAGACGGAACGACCCTTGTACCAAATAGCGTCACGATAGATGGTGTCCCGCAGCCTGGAGCAAATCTCTCAATTGGCGTAGTAATCGGTACCATTCAACCGGGAATAACGGTGGTCATTACATTTGAGGTAACCATTGAAGAATCCCCTTGTCCACCAGAGCTAATCAATCAGGCCGTTATCACTTTCGACTATTTGCTCGAATCCTCAGGACCATTATTAAGTGGCAGTACAACAAGTAATGAAGTACTGACTGATGTAGGGCTAACGATCTTTAAGCAAATAAGTGTAGATGAAAACTTAACCATCCCACCACAGAAACCAGATGCAGAAGACTTATTGGATGTCTCAGTTGACGTTGAAATCACCTCAACTATCATTATAAAAACTCCTATTGGTACTTCCTTTGAAGGGCAGAGGCTAACAGGATGGAAATTAATCGTAGAAGGAAAACTAAAACAAATTATCACCTATATTGCCGATGTCCCCCAACAAACGGTTCATTCAGCCCATTTTGATGTGCCCTTCAGCACCTTCCTTGTATTACCTGAAAATTATCAACCATGTCAGGAAGTACATGTTGCAGGGTTTGTCGAAGATGTTTATAGCTTACTCCTAGATCCAAGAACAATATTTAAAAACGTAACATTAAGAATAGAGGGTATTGAAGACTGCAAATAA
- the rlmH gene encoding 23S rRNA (pseudouridine(1915)-N(3))-methyltransferase RlmH, translating to MKISIISVGKLKEKYLKQGIQEYIKRLGPYASIDIQEVPDEKAPENLSEAQMLEVKQKEGERILSKISQDTYVITLEIEGKMITSEKLAEQLDQLATYGKSKVAFVIGGSLGLSEEVLKRSDFALSFSKLTFPHQLMRLVLLEQVYRAFRIMRNEPYHK from the coding sequence ATGAAAATATCCATCATTTCAGTAGGGAAGCTGAAAGAAAAATATCTGAAACAAGGTATTCAAGAATACATAAAACGCTTAGGTCCTTATGCTTCTATAGATATTCAGGAAGTACCAGACGAGAAAGCACCGGAAAATTTAAGTGAAGCCCAAATGTTAGAGGTTAAGCAAAAAGAAGGAGAACGCATTCTTTCGAAAATTAGTCAGGATACTTATGTTATTACACTTGAGATTGAAGGAAAGATGATCACATCTGAAAAGCTCGCTGAGCAACTTGACCAACTTGCTACATATGGGAAGAGTAAAGTTGCATTTGTGATTGGTGGATCACTGGGCTTAAGTGAAGAAGTTCTAAAACGATCGGATTTTGCTTTGTCATTTTCGAAATTAACGTTTCCTCATCAGTTAATGAGGTTGGTGTTATTGGAACAGGTGTATCGAGCGTTCCGGATTATGCGTAATGAACCGTACCATAAATAA
- a CDS encoding Glu/Leu/Phe/Val dehydrogenase — protein MTAEEHKVEADISTHDQNPYDIVKELLKESIDSLGLDESIYQILKKPMRVLEVSIPLRKDDGKMENFTAYRSQHIDILGPTKGGIRFHPSVTLDEVKALSIWMSLKSAIIELPLGGGKGGVIVDPDDLNERELEELSRNFIRKITPIIGPEKDIPAPDMNTDPEVMGWMIDEYDKLRGYNIPGLITGKPIVLGGSQGRLDATGRGVVITIREAANVLNMDLSNATAAIQGFGNVGSATAKFLDELGVKIVAITDASGGIYKEDGLDIQALIEHVDQGEVIADFNKADSISNEKMFALPVDILIPAAIENQITAETAPSIQAKIVAEAANGPTTPEGNDILEEKGTFIIPDILCNAGGVTVSYFEWVQNTMNYYWKEEKINRELEEKMISAFTRVHDMKSDKECGMRQAAYMVGINHIVTALRARGWIKNGDLSKL, from the coding sequence ATGACTGCAGAAGAACATAAAGTCGAGGCGGATATCTCGACACATGATCAAAACCCATATGATATTGTAAAAGAACTTTTAAAGGAATCCATTGATAGCCTAGGATTGGATGAAAGCATTTATCAAATTTTGAAAAAACCAATGCGTGTACTTGAAGTATCCATACCACTTCGTAAGGATGATGGTAAAATGGAGAACTTTACAGCTTATCGATCTCAACACATAGATATTTTAGGACCAACAAAAGGCGGGATCCGTTTTCATCCGTCTGTAACGTTAGATGAAGTGAAAGCTTTGTCTATCTGGATGTCTTTAAAGTCTGCAATCATTGAATTGCCACTTGGTGGAGGAAAAGGGGGCGTCATTGTTGATCCGGATGATTTAAATGAGCGCGAATTAGAAGAATTAAGTCGTAATTTTATTCGCAAAATAACTCCGATCATTGGACCGGAAAAAGATATCCCAGCTCCAGATATGAATACAGACCCAGAGGTTATGGGATGGATGATTGACGAATACGATAAGCTTCGTGGCTATAATATTCCAGGACTCATTACAGGGAAGCCAATAGTCCTTGGAGGTTCCCAGGGACGACTTGATGCGACGGGTAGAGGTGTCGTCATTACAATAAGAGAAGCGGCTAATGTCTTGAATATGGATTTATCAAATGCTACAGCTGCGATTCAAGGGTTTGGTAACGTCGGAAGTGCAACAGCTAAATTCCTAGATGAGTTAGGTGTCAAAATTGTAGCTATTACAGATGCATCTGGTGGAATTTACAAAGAGGATGGACTTGATATACAAGCATTAATTGAACATGTGGACCAAGGCGAAGTTATTGCTGATTTTAACAAAGCAGATTCCATATCGAATGAAAAAATGTTTGCGTTGCCTGTCGATATACTAATCCCAGCAGCGATTGAAAATCAGATCACAGCGGAGACAGCACCAAGTATTCAAGCAAAAATCGTAGCAGAAGCGGCGAATGGGCCAACTACTCCAGAAGGAAATGATATTTTGGAGGAAAAAGGTACGTTTATTATCCCGGATATTCTGTGTAATGCTGGTGGAGTAACGGTTTCGTATTTCGAATGGGTTCAAAATACGATGAACTATTACTGGAAAGAAGAAAAGATCAATCGTGAACTAGAAGAGAAAATGATTTCTGCTTTTACACGTGTACACGATATGAAAAGTGACAAAGAATGCGGTATGCGCCAAGCTGCCTATATGGTTGGAATTAATCATATTGTTACTGCATTGCGTGCTCGTGGATGGATTAAAAACGGAGATTTATCAAAGTTGTAG
- a CDS encoding NAD-dependent malic enzyme: protein MSRAMMSIILRLEMEKENVSFGEIATIVSNVGGDIVAIDVIKEGKHKTTRDISINVNDETKQERIIQSIKQLPGVVIKHISDRTFLVHLGGKIHVSSKVEIDNREEMSRVYTPEVARVCEAIDEDPNLAYQFTIKRNTVAVISDGTAVLGLGTIRPEAAMPVMEGKAMLFKQFANVDAFPICINPCNPEETIRIVKALSPTFGGINLEDIGSPQCFEIEERLKQELDIPVFHDDQHGTAIVALAGLLNALHIVNKDIASCKIIVCGIGAAGMAITNMLLTAGATNIIGVDMEGALTRDKFYDRPGWNDFADKTNPRKETGALHDVIQDADVFIGVSAPGILKNGNIKSMAKDPIVFALANPHPEITPDEAKPYAKVMATGRSDYPNQVNNVLCFPGIFRGALDCRAREINEEMKLAAAKAIASTISEDEVNEDYIIPSVFNEHVVQSIRNAVIEAAIKTGVARRNPDQ from the coding sequence ATGTCTAGAGCAATGATGAGTATCATTCTTCGATTAGAAATGGAAAAAGAGAATGTCTCTTTTGGGGAAATTGCAACGATCGTAAGCAATGTCGGAGGCGATATTGTTGCGATTGATGTCATTAAAGAAGGTAAGCATAAAACGACACGAGATATTAGTATTAATGTGAATGATGAGACCAAACAAGAAAGAATTATTCAGTCGATTAAGCAACTTCCTGGCGTGGTGATTAAACACATATCTGATCGTACTTTTTTAGTACACCTTGGGGGTAAAATCCATGTATCCTCAAAAGTAGAAATTGATAATCGAGAGGAAATGTCACGTGTTTACACGCCTGAAGTAGCACGTGTCTGTGAAGCGATTGATGAGGACCCCAACCTAGCTTATCAATTTACAATAAAACGAAATACAGTAGCTGTCATATCGGATGGGACAGCTGTGCTAGGACTCGGAACAATTCGTCCAGAAGCAGCTATGCCCGTTATGGAAGGGAAAGCTATGCTCTTTAAGCAATTTGCTAATGTTGATGCATTCCCAATTTGTATTAATCCTTGTAACCCAGAAGAAACCATACGCATTGTGAAGGCTCTTAGTCCTACTTTTGGAGGCATTAATCTAGAGGATATTGGATCTCCTCAATGTTTTGAAATTGAAGAGCGATTAAAACAAGAACTAGACATTCCTGTCTTTCATGATGATCAGCATGGAACAGCCATAGTTGCTTTAGCAGGACTCTTAAATGCTCTACACATCGTGAATAAAGATATCGCTTCTTGTAAGATTATTGTATGTGGTATCGGCGCAGCAGGAATGGCCATTACAAATATGTTGCTGACTGCAGGCGCTACGAACATAATAGGTGTAGATATGGAAGGAGCTCTTACCAGAGATAAGTTTTATGATCGTCCTGGTTGGAATGACTTCGCTGACAAAACAAACCCTCGAAAAGAAACAGGTGCGTTGCACGATGTCATTCAAGATGCAGACGTTTTTATTGGTGTATCAGCTCCAGGGATTCTTAAAAATGGTAACATAAAATCGATGGCTAAAGATCCGATTGTATTTGCACTGGCAAATCCTCACCCTGAAATTACACCTGATGAAGCTAAGCCATATGCCAAGGTGATGGCTACTGGACGGTCTGATTATCCAAACCAAGTTAATAATGTTCTTTGCTTTCCAGGTATCTTCCGTGGTGCTCTCGATTGTAGAGCTCGTGAAATTAATGAAGAAATGAAACTTGCGGCTGCGAAAGCGATCGCTTCTACCATAAGCGAGGATGAGGTTAATGAAGATTACATCATTCCTAGTGTGTTTAATGAACATGTCGTTCAATCGATACGAAATGCTGTCATAGAGGCTGCGATAAAGACGGGTGTAGCAAGAAGAAATCCTGATCAGTAA
- a CDS encoding Na+/H+ antiporter NhaC family protein, whose translation MTKDDDQQIQDAREAVGDHQITKLDFYGGAFAATIPLIFFIIWAITLSTMKLVTEEALVLGMVIGVAIGLFFCKSQWKDYAQGLVQGMAQPIGVIAVIAWFWAGMFAKLLAAGGLVDGLIWFGFQTGLEGGFIVGLTFILAAIFSTAVGTGYGTVATFGILMYPAGIILGADPVILLAAILSGAVFGDNLAPVSDTTIVSATTQDADVPGVVRSRFKYSITAAIPALILFVIFGGGGSGGNQEAFTQLKEQVSAEGLIMLLPFALVLYLALSGRHLLTSLTIGILASIIVMLFTGTPFTEVIHIYRNDAGDAAIGGALMNGIGGYFNMAILILFILAAAHLMELAGTMEAIKNFFLKLINGVVKRAELSIYGIVAFLNLFITINTAAEIAAGPFVRKLGKEFNIHPYRRANFLDTVSSSLGYIFPWSGGVLLAWATIKGAADEYGFIPIVGPAEVFPYVFQGWGLLIVMLIAALTGWGLRFEGKNGEEVKK comes from the coding sequence ATGACAAAAGACGATGATCAACAAATTCAAGATGCACGAGAAGCAGTTGGTGACCATCAGATTACGAAGCTAGATTTTTATGGTGGTGCTTTTGCAGCAACAATCCCATTAATTTTCTTTATTATTTGGGCAATTACTCTAAGTACGATGAAACTGGTAACCGAAGAAGCTCTTGTTCTCGGTATGGTGATTGGTGTAGCAATTGGTTTATTCTTTTGTAAATCCCAATGGAAAGATTATGCTCAAGGACTCGTTCAAGGTATGGCGCAACCTATTGGTGTTATTGCCGTAATTGCTTGGTTTTGGGCAGGTATGTTCGCTAAGCTATTAGCTGCAGGTGGACTTGTAGACGGACTTATCTGGTTCGGCTTTCAGACAGGTTTAGAAGGTGGCTTTATTGTTGGACTAACCTTCATACTAGCAGCCATTTTCTCTACAGCAGTGGGTACAGGTTATGGAACTGTTGCAACGTTTGGTATTCTGATGTACCCAGCAGGCATTATTTTAGGTGCCGATCCCGTTATTCTTCTGGCAGCTATTTTAAGTGGTGCTGTATTTGGAGATAACTTAGCACCGGTATCAGATACAACAATTGTATCTGCAACAACACAGGATGCTGACGTACCTGGAGTAGTACGTTCTCGTTTTAAGTATTCAATAACTGCTGCTATTCCGGCTCTAATATTATTTGTTATTTTCGGCGGTGGCGGATCTGGTGGAAACCAAGAAGCCTTTACACAATTGAAGGAACAAGTTTCAGCAGAAGGATTGATCATGCTCCTTCCATTTGCTCTAGTTCTATATTTAGCATTATCAGGTCGCCACTTACTTACATCTCTTACAATCGGTATTTTGGCTTCTATTATTGTAATGCTCTTTACAGGAACTCCATTTACAGAAGTTATCCATATTTATCGTAATGATGCAGGTGATGCTGCTATTGGCGGTGCCCTAATGAATGGTATTGGCGGCTATTTTAACATGGCCATTCTTATTCTGTTCATTTTAGCAGCGGCTCACCTAATGGAATTAGCGGGCACAATGGAAGCAATCAAAAACTTCTTCCTTAAACTCATTAATGGCGTTGTAAAACGTGCTGAGTTATCAATCTATGGTATTGTAGCTTTCCTAAACTTATTTATTACGATCAATACGGCTGCTGAGATTGCAGCTGGACCATTTGTGCGTAAGCTAGGGAAAGAGTTTAACATTCACCCTTATCGACGCGCGAACTTCTTAGATACGGTTTCCTCTTCTCTAGGTTATATTTTCCCTTGGAGTGGTGGTGTTCTACTAGCATGGGCAACAATTAAAGGTGCTGCAGATGAGTATGGATTCATTCCAATTGTCGGACCTGCTGAAGTATTCCCATACGTATTCCAAGGTTGGGGATTACTCATCGTAATGCTTATCGCTGCACTTACTGGCTGGGGCTTACGTTTCGAAGGAAAAAATGGTGAAGAAGTTAAAAAATAA
- a CDS encoding CxxH/CxxC protein, translated as MMKVYVCSQHVDKAMDVVVDEYGTFPAFEEADISTDCEYCEDNAAYMVANTGSSTI; from the coding sequence ATGATGAAAGTATATGTGTGTTCTCAACATGTGGATAAAGCAATGGATGTAGTCGTAGATGAATATGGAACATTTCCTGCATTTGAAGAAGCGGACATATCCACAGACTGTGAATATTGTGAGGATAACGCAGCATATATGGTAGCGAACACTGGTTCTTCTACCATATAA